The Calliopsis andreniformis isolate RMS-2024a chromosome 7, iyCalAndr_principal, whole genome shotgun sequence region TGTAAAACTCTCCTCTTCTCCTCCTCCGTCCACGTAGAATCAAATAAAAGTCTATTCGGAGTCTACAGTTGATTCAATTTCCAAGATATCTCTTGTACCATATAAGTAGCACAGCGGTCCTAGTCTGACTCTTAGTCTCCTCACACGAGCCGCCACGGAAGAACACGCAACCCTGGAAGTCGCTGCTTTGGTTAGTTCACTTTAGTTTTGTTATGCGTTTAGAAGCACAAGAACTTGAGATCGCCAGAGTCCACCTGGCACGTTAGCCCTGAGGGAACGTCGCGTAGACACCTTTCATGTTCGAATTAACTCCTCCACACCTTTGTCACCACCTGACAGCTACTATCTAGTTCTGACGACGTTCTTTTCTTCTCGTTGAATAGGTATGCTAAGGACCCGGTTCACCTGCCAGCAGTGCGGCCGCGGGTACACCATGCTGTGCAACCTGAGGAGGCACATGAAGTGGGAGTGCGGCGGGAAGCGGCAGTTTCCTTGTTACTACTGCAGCTACAGTTTCACGCAGAAGACGAGTCTGCAGCGGCACCTGACGGCGATCCATAAAATCGACGTGATCAATGGGATGGAGTCCAGTCTCATGTTATAGACTGTCCCCTGTCTCCAGACCTGACCCTGACGGCTGACCTCTTAACCCCTCGTTCGGGTCACTGTCTAGCTTAGCTTCTCCCTATACTCCTCGTGATCGTCTGGCTTCTATAGTCCCTCCTGCAGCCTGGTTTCTCAATCTCCTGTCGGTCTAGTTTACAGAGTccccctagtaggacgtcggAGGAAAAGAGGAAGCGTCA contains the following coding sequences:
- the LOC143181523 gene encoding uncharacterized protein LOC143181523; the protein is MLRTRFTCQQCGRGYTMLCNLRRHMKWECGGKRQFPCYYCSYSFTQKTSLQRHLTAIHKIDVINGMESSLML